One genomic segment of Balaenoptera musculus isolate JJ_BM4_2016_0621 chromosome 11, mBalMus1.pri.v3, whole genome shotgun sequence includes these proteins:
- the SAPCD1 gene encoding suppressor APC domain-containing protein 1 isoform X2, with amino-acid sequence MGSRGPGGLPLVQAPYTVLLLPLETSRQDPGAQRFFLWLQRMQALEREQDALWQGLELLEHSQAWYEGRLREAQQQQLYLGALDLHSEPGGPQLAHIQKVNICLQNLIQGKFSPHPLNKASSCATQDWKGRPRKQNVWQQHVSSRGVGGGRKPWPSVGGRAQTPRLSPSSSPGGVKAAERSHSAKGGDGSARVPQWTEGPYPCLRSPLVPLSCAGKAESEPPASLFCFLTQWLNGSRWRVN; translated from the exons ATGGGGAGCCGGGGTCCTGGTGGGCTGCCCCTGGTGCAGGCCCCCTACACGGTTCTGCTGCTGCCACTGGAGACAAGCCGCCAAGACCCAGGGGCCCAGCGCTTCTTCCTCTGG ctgcAGAGGATGCAGGCTCTGGAGCGGGAACAGGATGCCCTGTGGCAGGGGCTGGAGCTGCTGGAGCATAGCCAGGCCTGGTATGAGGGCCGTCTGAGGGAGGCCCAGCAACAGCAGCTATATCTGGGGGCCCTTG ATTTACACTCAGAGCCTGGTGGCCCCCAGTTAGCCCATATTCAAAAGGTGAACATCTGTTTGCAGAACCTGATTCAGGGGAAG TTCTCCCCGCATCCCCTGAACAAAGCTAGTTCCTGCGCCACCCAGGACTGGAAGGGAAGGCCAAGGAAGCAGAACGTGTGGCAGCAACATGTAAGCAGtagaggagtggggggagggcgGAAGCCCTGGCCCTCAGTGGGAGGGAGGGCACAGACACCCAGGctgtctccctcctcttctccaggTGGTGTCAAGGCAGCAGAAAGGAGTCACTCAGCCAAAGGGGGAGATGGCTCAGCCAGGGTGCCCCAGTGGACGGAGGGGCCCTACCCGTGTCTAAGGTCTCCTCTGGTTCCCCTCAGTTGTGCTGGCAAGGCTGAGTCAGAACCCCCAGCCTCCTTATTCTGCTTCTTGACTCAATGGCTAAATGGCTCCAGGTGGCGGGTCAACTGA
- the SAPCD1 gene encoding suppressor APC domain-containing protein 1 isoform X1, producing MGSRGPGGLPLVQAPYTVLLLPLETSRQDPGAQRFFLWLQRMQALEREQDALWQGLELLEHSQAWYEGRLREAQQQQLYLGALGENFPTDLHSEPGGPQLAHIQKVNICLQNLIQGKFSPHPLNKASSCATQDWKGRPRKQNVWQQHVSSRGVGGGRKPWPSVGGRAQTPRLSPSSSPGGVKAAERSHSAKGGDGSARVPQWTEGPYPCLRSPLVPLSCAGKAESEPPASLFCFLTQWLNGSRWRVN from the exons ATGGGGAGCCGGGGTCCTGGTGGGCTGCCCCTGGTGCAGGCCCCCTACACGGTTCTGCTGCTGCCACTGGAGACAAGCCGCCAAGACCCAGGGGCCCAGCGCTTCTTCCTCTGG ctgcAGAGGATGCAGGCTCTGGAGCGGGAACAGGATGCCCTGTGGCAGGGGCTGGAGCTGCTGGAGCATAGCCAGGCCTGGTATGAGGGCCGTCTGAGGGAGGCCCAGCAACAGCAGCTATATCTGGGGGCCCTTGGTGAG AATTTTCCAACAGATTTACACTCAGAGCCTGGTGGCCCCCAGTTAGCCCATATTCAAAAGGTGAACATCTGTTTGCAGAACCTGATTCAGGGGAAG TTCTCCCCGCATCCCCTGAACAAAGCTAGTTCCTGCGCCACCCAGGACTGGAAGGGAAGGCCAAGGAAGCAGAACGTGTGGCAGCAACATGTAAGCAGtagaggagtggggggagggcgGAAGCCCTGGCCCTCAGTGGGAGGGAGGGCACAGACACCCAGGctgtctccctcctcttctccaggTGGTGTCAAGGCAGCAGAAAGGAGTCACTCAGCCAAAGGGGGAGATGGCTCAGCCAGGGTGCCCCAGTGGACGGAGGGGCCCTACCCGTGTCTAAGGTCTCCTCTGGTTCCCCTCAGTTGTGCTGGCAAGGCTGAGTCAGAACCCCCAGCCTCCTTATTCTGCTTCTTGACTCAATGGCTAAATGGCTCCAGGTGGCGGGTCAACTGA
- the SAPCD1 gene encoding suppressor APC domain-containing protein 1 isoform X3, which translates to MGSRGPGGLPLVQAPYTVLLLPLETSRQDPGAQRFFLWLQRMQALEREQDALWQGLELLEHSQAWYEGRLREAQQQQLYLGALGENFPTDLHSEPGGPQLAHIQKVNICLQNLIQGKFSPHPLNKASSCATQDWKGRPRKQNVWQQHVVSRQQKGVTQPKGEMAQPGCPSGRRGPTRV; encoded by the exons ATGGGGAGCCGGGGTCCTGGTGGGCTGCCCCTGGTGCAGGCCCCCTACACGGTTCTGCTGCTGCCACTGGAGACAAGCCGCCAAGACCCAGGGGCCCAGCGCTTCTTCCTCTGG ctgcAGAGGATGCAGGCTCTGGAGCGGGAACAGGATGCCCTGTGGCAGGGGCTGGAGCTGCTGGAGCATAGCCAGGCCTGGTATGAGGGCCGTCTGAGGGAGGCCCAGCAACAGCAGCTATATCTGGGGGCCCTTGGTGAG AATTTTCCAACAGATTTACACTCAGAGCCTGGTGGCCCCCAGTTAGCCCATATTCAAAAGGTGAACATCTGTTTGCAGAACCTGATTCAGGGGAAG TTCTCCCCGCATCCCCTGAACAAAGCTAGTTCCTGCGCCACCCAGGACTGGAAGGGAAGGCCAAGGAAGCAGAACGTGTGGCAGCAACAT gTGGTGTCAAGGCAGCAGAAAGGAGTCACTCAGCCAAAGGGGGAGATGGCTCAGCCAGGGTGCCCCAGTGGACGGAGGGGCCCTACCCGTGTCTAA